The window TTTTTTCCAGATCGTCCAGAATCGCTTTGGCTTCACTGCCTTTCAACGTTTTGTTGACCACGTTTTTAATAAAGGAGTCTCCCTCAACAACTATTTTGGATTCACCCTCATATCTAACATTGAAATCAGCGCATACAATTTTAAGCAGATCTGCTGTAATCTGATCGACCTTGGACATTTCAAAGGCAATTTCCGCAATCTCCTGTTCTTTCATTTTTGAGAACACCTGGGTTGTATATTCTTCTCCCATGTAAATAAGAAATATAGCGGCCTTTTGATAACCATTCAGATTTTCCGGATCAATTGCTTTTGGCATAAAATTATTCCTCCCCTTGATCTTCGTCTTCTACTTCAGCGAGCCATCCCTTGATGATATTTATGGATTTCACCAGGTCTTTTTGTGCATAATACCGGGCCTTTTCCTGCTCCGTCATATTGGCCAGGTATGCGTTGCGCTCGGCTCTGTTCATTTTTGAAATGAACTCTTCCTTCTGCTCATCGGTCATCAGCTCAAAGAATTCGCGCTGCTGATCGGCATTCATCTCAATAAAGGTAGGTTCCTTTGCCTCGGTCTCAAGCAGGGCAACCTCTTCCGGTGAAGGCAGGGCTTCCTGTTCCACGGTCACCTTGATGTCGCGAACGGTTTTAATGATCGGCCGGATGATGAACAGGAACAATACAAACACCAGCAGTAAATTGGCAATGAGACGCCCGTATTCCTTCTGGACCATGCGCCAGCCCGTAAGTTTATCCTGTGTTCCCTGCATATCACCGATGGAGACAAAGGGAAAGCACTCCATGGAAACCTGGTCGTTGCGTTCCTCATTATATCCCATGGCCTTGGTTACAATGCTTTGAAACTGCTGCATCTCTTGGGTGGACCTGGGCATATAGACCCGTTTCATCTCCCCATTGTCGTCTTTTTGAAACTCATATTTGCCGTCAATCACAGCCGCCACTGAAAGCCTTGTGAGCTCAGCCATGGGTTTCTGGGTCTCCCTGACCCGCCGGCTGATTTCGTAATTGACCGTATCATCACTTTTATTGACCTTTTCCCGATTTTTATCGCCGGTCTGATTTTCATCAGTGATGGGGTTGACAGATGACGGGATGCCGATCTGTTCATCAAGTTGTACAACTTTTTCAGCTCTGTTTTTCCGGCTGCGTATGAATTCCCCGCCCCGCTCAAAGGGATCATAAATTTCTTCATTCATGCTGTTTTTGGAAAAATCCATTTCCGAATTAACCCGGACAATGGCTTTATCCGTTCCCACGATGCGCTCAAGCATGGTCTGAATTCTGCGCGTCAGATTCTCTTCAAACCGAACCTTATACTGATACTGGGCATCTGCAAGGCTCTCTGCGTCAATCCGGGCCTGTTCTTCTTCGGATTTTCCCTCAAAAAGAATTCGGCCGGCAGTATCCACGATGGTGACAAGCTTGGGGGTCAGATCCTGGACGGAAGAGGCCACCAGATGTGCAATGGCGGCCACTTCTTCTTTCTTGAGATCTGCGACCAGTTCCAGCAAAATGGATGCCGAAGGCTGTTTGGTTTCCTCTACGAAAACAGATTCCTTGGGCAACACAATCATGACCTTGGCATCCTTGACAGCCTCAAATGCGGCAATGGTACGTGCCAGCTCGCCCTGGAGCGCCCGTTTCTTATTGATTTTCTGAACAAATTCGGTGGTCCCGAATTCGGTTTTATCAAAAATTTCGTACCCCACCCCGGAGCCTTTGGGAATACCTTCCTTGGCCATGGTCAACCGAACATCATACACCATGGCCTCCGGTACAAGAATGGTGGTTCCGTCACCGGTCAGGCGATAGGGCGTCTTGGAAGATTTTAACATTTCAACCACAGCGGCGGCGTCTTCCTGGCTCAAACTGGAATATGCGGCTTTATATGTTGCTCTGTTGGCCCATACAAACATGGTGATAAACCCTGCCACCACAACCAGAACCAGTCCGCCCAGGAGGGCTTTCCGGACCATGCTCATCTCTTTGACCATGGTAATTATTTTTTCAATTACGGGATTCATTTAGACGGCTCCTGTATGCCTTACGTGTAGATAAACCAGGTCGGCCCATGACTATTATATCTGCATACGCATGATTTCGTCGTAGGCACTCATGGCCTT is drawn from uncultured Desulfobacter sp. and contains these coding sequences:
- the fliF gene encoding flagellar basal-body MS-ring/collar protein FliF produces the protein MNPVIEKIITMVKEMSMVRKALLGGLVLVVVAGFITMFVWANRATYKAAYSSLSQEDAAAVVEMLKSSKTPYRLTGDGTTILVPEAMVYDVRLTMAKEGIPKGSGVGYEIFDKTEFGTTEFVQKINKKRALQGELARTIAAFEAVKDAKVMIVLPKESVFVEETKQPSASILLELVADLKKEEVAAIAHLVASSVQDLTPKLVTIVDTAGRILFEGKSEEEQARIDAESLADAQYQYKVRFEENLTRRIQTMLERIVGTDKAIVRVNSEMDFSKNSMNEEIYDPFERGGEFIRSRKNRAEKVVQLDEQIGIPSSVNPITDENQTGDKNREKVNKSDDTVNYEISRRVRETQKPMAELTRLSVAAVIDGKYEFQKDDNGEMKRVYMPRSTQEMQQFQSIVTKAMGYNEERNDQVSMECFPFVSIGDMQGTQDKLTGWRMVQKEYGRLIANLLLVFVLFLFIIRPIIKTVRDIKVTVEQEALPSPEEVALLETEAKEPTFIEMNADQQREFFELMTDEQKEEFISKMNRAERNAYLANMTEQEKARYYAQKDLVKSINIIKGWLAEVEDEDQGEE